The Kitasatospora albolonga nucleotide sequence CGGCCCGCGTCGATGCGGTCGCCGAGCATCGACATCACGGCGGGCAGTACGGTCATGGAGCCGAGCACCGCGATCAGGACGACCTCGATGGTCGCGATGGCGAAGCCCTCGAAGACGGTCAGGCCGGAGAAGAACATGCCGGCCATCGCGACGGCGACGGTGATACCGGAGATCAGCACCGAACGGCCGGAGGTCGCCGCCGCGATGCGCAGCGCGGACTCCTTGTCGCGGCCCGCGGCCCGCTCCTCGCGCTCACGGCGGATGTAGAAGAGGCAGTAGTCGACGCCGACGGCGAGCCCCATCAGCAGCAGCACCGAGTTGGTCATGGCGTCGACCGGGACCAGCTGGCTGGAGAGGGCGAGCAGGCCCATGGCGGCGACGCACGCGGTGATGGCGAGGATCAGCGGCAGTACGGCAGCGACGAGCGCGCCGAACACGATGAGCAGGATGCCGAGCGCGACCGGCACGGCGGTGAACTCGGCGCGGGTGAAGTCCGCGCCGAGCGAGTCGTTGATCCCCTTGAGGCCGGTGGCGGCGCCGTACTGGCCGAAGGTGACGTCCTGATGGGCGCCCTCCGCCTTCGCGAGCGCGTCGATGACGGGCTGGATGCGGTCGGCGGCCGTGTCCGGGTCGCCCTTCACGGAGAACTGGACGAGCGCGTCGTGCTTGTCCTCGCCGATGGCGCCCGTCTCGTACGGGTCACCGATGCCCTGGGCCAGGCCCGTACCCTCGACGGCCGCGATCGCGTCGGCCACGGCCTTCTTGAACTCCGGCGCGTCGGCGGTCAGCCGGTCACTGTGCACGAGCACGATCTCGGGTGCCGGGGAGGTGATACCGGCCTCGACGAGAATACGGGCCGAGCGGCCGGATTCCCCTGTTCCGTAGTCGGCCTCGGTCAGGCTTTTCTGCCCCACCAGGTTCCCCAGCACCGTGAGCGCGATGACGGCGAAGAGCCATCCGAAAAGCGCGGTCTTACGGTGCCGGGCGCTCCACACCCCTAGTGAAGCCGCCAGATTTCGTTGACTTGCCATGACCTCTCCCAGTGGGAAGTGCTTTCCGGACCTACGATCAGCGACCCTCCGACGATAGGGGCGCGGGCCCGGCGGATCGCCTTTCCCGCTTGACAGTTGAGTGCCGCTGCAAGGTCCTGCCAGCCCCGCTGCGACCAGGGGCGCGCCGGGCCTGCAACATGCTGCACCGGCAGGCTGCGGACACCGGGAACCGCGCTTTTCGGCCGAGGCGGCGGATACGTTTCTGACGGCGGGAGAACGCCGGTCCGAGGTCTGCATTCCTCTCGGGATTACCCGACGTCAGGATTACCCAGCTCCCGGTCTCCCATTCACAGAATTCCAAGAGAGGGGGAAATTCGTGAACACCGCGATCGAGGCCGACGGCCTGACGAAGAACTACGGCGGCCACCGTGCCCTCGACGGCGTGAGCCTGTCGGTCGAAGCCGGTACCGTGCTCGGCCTGCTCGGACCCAACGGCGCAGGCAAGACCACCACGGTCCGCACGCTCGCCACCCTGCTGGAACCCGATGAGGGCAGCGCGCACGTCGCGGGCTTCGACATCGTGCGCCAGCGGCGCGAGGTGCGTACCCGCATCGGTCTCGCCGGACAGTACGCGGCCGTCGACGAGCTGCTCACCGGCCGCGAGAACCTGATCCTGCTCGGCAGGCTGCTGCGGCTGGGCCGCAGGGGAGCCCGGGCGCGGGCCGCCGAACTGCTCGGACGGTTCGAGCTGGAGGCCGCGGCGGACAAGCCGGCCAAGGACTACTCCGGCGGCATGCGGCGCCGCCTCGACCTCGCCGTGAGCCTGATCGGCTCGCCCGAGGTCCTCTTCCTCGACGAGCCCACCACCGGACTCGATCCGGCCAGCCGGGCCACCCTGTGGCGCATGGTGCGCGACCAGGTCGACCAGGGCGTCACCGTGCTGCTCACCACCCAGTACCTGGAGGAGGCCGACTTCCTCGCCGACCGCATCCTGGTCGTCGACCGGGGCCGGGTGATCGCCGAGGGCACCTCCGACGAGCTCAAGCGGAAGGTCGGCGGCGAACGCCTGGAGGTGGCCGTCGCCGACGCCGACGCCCTCGCCCAGGCCGCCGCGGTCCTCGCCCCGCTCGCGGTGAACGCCCCGCAGCTGGACGGGCGGCAGCGCACCCTCCTCGTACAACTCCCGGACGGTATGGGGGCCTTGGCCGCCGCCGCGACCGCGCTGGAGTACGCCGGTGTCGCGGTGGAGGAGTTCGCGCTGCGCCGCCCCTCGCTGGACGACGTCTTCTTCCATCTGACGGGCGAGGTCACCGGTCCGCGGAGCGCGGAGGAAACGGAGAACGAGGACAGCGTGGACAGCGCGGAGAAAGCAGAGCGCGCGGAGAAAGCGGAGGCCCTGCGATGAGTTCGGCACTTGCCCACGGCCAGGACGTCGCGGCCCTCACCGGCCGCCATCTGCGCCATCTGCGCCGTACCCCGGAGAAGATCATCGGGGTGGCGCTCACCCCCGTCGCGATGGTCGTCATCCTCGGCTACCTCTTCGCGACCGTCGTCCAGGTGAAGGACGCGGGCAGCAGCTACCGCGAGTACATCATGGCCGGGGTCTTCGCCCAGGTCGGGCTCTCCTGCATCGGCATCACCGCGATCGGGGTGGCGGGCGATCTCGGCAAGGGGCTGATGGACCGGTTCCGTTCCCTGCCGATGGGCCGGGCGACCGTGCTGGTCAGCCACACCCTCGCCGATCTCGCGGCGGCGGCGCTGAGCATCGTCCTGGTGGCGCTCACCGGACTCGCCGTCGGGTGGCGGGTGCACGGCACGTTCGCGGAGAACCTCCTCGGCTTCCTGCTGCTGCTCGCCTTCGCGTACGCCATGCTCTGGGTCGGCGCGCTGCTGGGCATGCTGATGCGCAACCTCGAGGCGATCAGCGGGGTAGCGGCCCTGATGCTGGTCCTGTTCTCGTTCCTGTCCAGCTCGTTCATGCCGCTCACCGGCCTGCCCGGCTGGCTGCGGACGGTCGCCGAGTGGAACCCGGTGAGCGCCGTCTCCGAAGCCTGTCGCCAGCTGTGGGGAAACACCGGGGCCGTCACCTCCGCCAGCTATCCCGTGACGCACCCGGTGACCGTCTCGCTGATCAGCATCGGGCTGCTCATCGCCGTTCTCGTACCACTGAGCCTGCGCGTGTACCGCACTTCGGCCACGCGATGACTGCGTGCTTCTGGGGGGATCATGCCGGTCATATCGGCACCACACGAATTCAACACCGAAGATCTCTACGTGGATCTGCGGGACATGTACGGCTATCCGCTGCACCTCAAGTGTGAGGGCTTCAACTTCGCCGGTTCCATCAAGCTCAAGGCCGCGGCGAGCATGATCGAGGCGGCCGAACGCAGCGGGGCCCTCACCCGGGAATCGACGCTCGTGGAGTCGTCCTCCGGCAACCTCGGCGTCGCCCTGAGCGTGATCGCCGCCGCCAAGGGCTACCACTTCATCTGTGTGGTCGACGCCCGTACCAACCTCGCCACCCGCAAGGTCATCGAATCGCTCGGCAGCGAGGTCCACACCGTCACCGAACCGGCGGCCGAGGGCGGGTTCCTCGCGGCGCGCCTCGCGTACGTCCAGCGGCTGCTGTCCGGCGGACCCCGGTACGTCTGGCTCAACCAGCACGCCAACCCGGACAACTGGCGGGCGCACTACCGCACCACGGCCCCGCAGATCGAGAAGCAGTTCCCGGGCCTGGAGGTCCTGTTCATCGGCGCGGGCACCACCGGCACCCTGATGGGCTGCGCCCGCTACTTCAAGGACCGGCCGCGGCCCGTGACGATCGTGGCCGTCGACAGCGTCGGTTCGGTGACCTTCGGCGGGCCGCCGGGCCCGCGCATGGTCCCCGGCCTCGGCACCGGGGTGCGGCCCGCGCTGCTCGACACCTCGTACGTGGACCACGTGGTGCACGTCCCCGAGGCCGACACCGTACGGGCCTGCCACACCCTGGCCCGCGGCGGCTTCCTCTTCGGCGGCTCCACCGGGACGGTGGTCAGCGGCGCGCTGAGCTGGCTGGCCGAGCACCGCCCCGGGCAGAACGCCACGGCGGTCGCCATCGCCCCGGACCTCGGTGAGCGCTATCTCGACACCGTCTACCAGTCGAGCTGGGTGCGTGATGTGTACGGCATCGGCATGGACGGCACGCCCGCCGCACCGGAGACCCCGTCGGCCCGGGACACAGCCGACGCCCAGGGCGGCGACGCGGTCGACGACAGCCATGAACTGACCGAACTTCCCACTGGAGCACTGCAGTCATGATCTCCCTTCCCCCTGCGCAGCAGCTGCCGCTCTCCGCCGCGCAGCACGAGATGTGGTACGGACAGCAGGCGGACCCGGGCAACCCCGTCTTCACCATGGGCGACTTCCTGGAGTTGCGCGGCCCTCTCGACACCGCCCGGCTCACGGCGGCCTGGCAGGGGGTACTGCGGGAGGCCGGCACCCTGCGCGCCCGGTTCACCGAACAGGACGGCGAACCGCGCCAAGAACTGCTCCCCGTCGAGGAGTTCCCCGTCGAGACGGTCGACCTCTCCCACGAGGAACGGCCCCGCGAGGCCGCCGACACGTTCATGCGGCGCGACCTGCTGGCACCACCCGACCTGACGGCGGGCACCCTCCGGTCCGTGCTGCTGCGGCTCGGCCCGGAACACGTGCTGTTCTACATCCGGGTCAACCACATCGTGGTCGACGGGTTCAGCCGCGTCCTCGTCTACAACCGGCTCGCCGCCCTGTACGCCGACCCGGACGCCGAGGGCGCCTTCCCCGACCCCCGTACGCTCACCGACGACGAGGACACGTACGCGCAGAGCGCCAAGTACC carries:
- a CDS encoding daunorubicin/doxorubicin resistance ABC transporter ATP-binding protein DrrA — its product is MNTAIEADGLTKNYGGHRALDGVSLSVEAGTVLGLLGPNGAGKTTTVRTLATLLEPDEGSAHVAGFDIVRQRREVRTRIGLAGQYAAVDELLTGRENLILLGRLLRLGRRGARARAAELLGRFELEAAADKPAKDYSGGMRRRLDLAVSLIGSPEVLFLDEPTTGLDPASRATLWRMVRDQVDQGVTVLLTTQYLEEADFLADRILVVDRGRVIAEGTSDELKRKVGGERLEVAVADADALAQAAAVLAPLAVNAPQLDGRQRTLLVQLPDGMGALAAAATALEYAGVAVEEFALRRPSLDDVFFHLTGEVTGPRSAEETENEDSVDSAEKAERAEKAEALR
- a CDS encoding ABC transporter, which encodes MSSALAHGQDVAALTGRHLRHLRRTPEKIIGVALTPVAMVVILGYLFATVVQVKDAGSSYREYIMAGVFAQVGLSCIGITAIGVAGDLGKGLMDRFRSLPMGRATVLVSHTLADLAAAALSIVLVALTGLAVGWRVHGTFAENLLGFLLLLAFAYAMLWVGALLGMLMRNLEAISGVAALMLVLFSFLSSSFMPLTGLPGWLRTVAEWNPVSAVSEACRQLWGNTGAVTSASYPVTHPVTVSLISIGLLIAVLVPLSLRVYRTSATR
- a CDS encoding 2,3-diaminopropionate biosynthesis protein SbnA — encoded protein: MPVISAPHEFNTEDLYVDLRDMYGYPLHLKCEGFNFAGSIKLKAAASMIEAAERSGALTRESTLVESSSGNLGVALSVIAAAKGYHFICVVDARTNLATRKVIESLGSEVHTVTEPAAEGGFLAARLAYVQRLLSGGPRYVWLNQHANPDNWRAHYRTTAPQIEKQFPGLEVLFIGAGTTGTLMGCARYFKDRPRPVTIVAVDSVGSVTFGGPPGPRMVPGLGTGVRPALLDTSYVDHVVHVPEADTVRACHTLARGGFLFGGSTGTVVSGALSWLAEHRPGQNATAVAIAPDLGERYLDTVYQSSWVRDVYGIGMDGTPAAPETPSARDTADAQGGDAVDDSHELTELPTGALQS